GCCCAAGTGCAAACAAAAAAGAACTTAGGCACAGCAGCACTATCCATAATAGTTAAAAGCTTGAAGTAATCAGGGTATctttcaatagatgaatgaataatcaAATTGGGATATATCCATCTCAAAGCAAGTAAAACATGCCACCCCATAATATGCCTCTCTGCTGTGAGGATTGCTTAAGTCcacttccatgaaaaaaaaaaaaagagggctctCCGGAAACTATGCAGCAACTGCCATTTTGTGATTGACATTTACAACAGAGAAATCTCTGCATTTGAGGGTTGTCCCTGTTTGCACCAGAAATACAGGATAATTAAAACTCAAGTAACATCAATGCAGAGGTTCCGACTTAAATCTATAAACAATCATACCCTTCCTTACTGTGTTTTGTGTAATTACCTTCCATAACGGGCTTCTCCCACTCTTCGGGGTCTTCTGTgtttagctgaagatggtatttaaggtgatgACTTTGGACATTTCAGGGAGTTTCCTTGGCAGCTCCCCTGTATACAGAAGCtatttgttgttttagtcactgagtcgtgttcgcctctttatgaccccatggactgtagcccaccaggctcctctgtccatgggattccccaggcaaggatactggagtgggttgccatttccttctccaggggatcttcccaacccaggggtcaaacccaagtctcctgtattacaggcagattctttaccacaaagccaccagggaagcatagagGAGGTATGCTTCTGTTTTTAATCCTGgtaatttgtcttttattatggAAGGGCAGAGTGAAAATTTTTCTCCCTTCCATACAAAggcaatggagtattactcatcAGCAGTAAGAAATGAATCACCAAACCTTGAAAAGCATGGTTAAATCTCACGTGCATATCACTCAGTGAAAGCATACAGTCTGGAGAGACACACTGAGACTGTCTTTGCCCATAGTTTATTTAACACAGAATTATAATAATTGCATAAGCCAGTAACATGCAGGATAATGTTTCCTTATAATAAACCAATAAAGAAATAACATAATCCAAACAAATGATAAATTAATTACACTCTTGTGCCACAAAAGGGGAGATGACAGGAATAAAGTCCAAATTCAGTTGAAGTTATTTATCACTTAAGGTGTAGCTTCTCTAAGAGGATCTCCAGAGAATCAGGAGCCAGCCAAGAGCTGCTAGGGAATGATCCTGACACAGCTCGCTTCATTATTAAATCAAAACAACTTTACTTGCAAAACAACCTCTTTTGGCCTTTGTCATAAAGAAGTAGATTAAAACAACTTCACTTCCATCATAAAAAGTGcatttgaaatcatatcaaaccaACACACAGCACTCTGGAGACTGGGAGGAAGTGGAGGAAGGGGAATGATGCTGGGCGAGGTGGTCTCTGCTAGGGCCGGAGGGATGCAGAAGGACAGgaatcccagccccaccccagggacCCTGCTTCCATGGGTCTGCACCATGTCGAAGCCTAGGGACAGCACTTTTAAACATCCCTCCAGGTGACCTAGCAAGCAGCCCAAGGGCCATGAAGTTAAAGAAGGTGATGGGTCCAGCGGAGCGCAGAGCAAGGGCTGTCTCACTGACTAGAACCCCTCGAGCCTTTGGGGACAGGGCGGGGCTCACATTTGCTGACTGCAGTCTCACCCAAACAGCCACATTGTTCTGTTACAGGTGACTTCACTGCAGGTTATTTCTCCTAAATTCTTGGAACTATGTGTACAAGTAGGTTATATCATCTATGGGTTTCATTTCATCCCTTGCTAAGGGGATTACAGACTGCTTGTGATAAACAGACGCCCAAATGGATGAGAAACTCTTAAGTGCTCAGAGGACACAGGACAAAGGTATGGGATCTGTGACAGACTCCGGAGCAGCTAGAGGCACGTGAGAAGCAGGGTGTCAAACAGGGCAGGGTAGCCGACCCGGACGGAGCTGCTCCGGAGGTTTGCTGAAGGTGCGAGTCGATGCTGAACAAGGAGTCCCCCGGCGTCAGGCAGGGCAGAAGCCCTGGATCCTTGCAGGGACCCTGCAGGAGAGTGGGCCTGTCCTGCCAGATGCCATGGGCCGCCAGGTGGCAGCAtgggacaggagaagaagggccgGGCCCAGGGCAGGAGGGCCAGGACGGCAGCACTGCTCGAGGGAGTTCAGGTCAGGAGCCCAGGCGGCCCAGCCCCGCGTCTCCATCACAGCACTGGACTGTCTCCCCCAGACCCTAGATTTCCCCAGGCTGGAGGACCACAGAAGGAAGCTAAGTCAGTGCAGTCCCCTCCTTGCTTCCTGCAGCGATATGGTCATCCCACCAGGCCTCAGAGACAGCCCAGCTCCTCGCCACTCGGTCACTCTCAGGCCCACCCTCTGTTCCCTGGAGGCTGCTGCCCACTTCAGGCTTCCTGTGGCCCTGGGACCATCTCCCAGCACTCAATCTGCAGGACCCAGGAAGCCCTCAGGAAGTGCCCCACCCCTCttcacccacccctgccccagtggAGACCTTCAGGCTATCTCAGGGCTCAGAGCTCAGTACTGGGCCACGAAGCACGTTGAGTGGAGGGGGTTTTCCACCCCAGAAGAaaggcctgggcctgggcccagCCCAAGAGCCTGCCACTCTCAACCACAAGCAAAGCAAGGCTAGAGGCCCTCAGCATCGcttccttcctcagtgaccaggcTCACCTTGCCCCCTTATGTATGTCCATGCACCCCAAACAGCTTGCCAACCAGCCCTCACAGAGCACCCTGGGCCCCTTGCTGCTTGGCACCCACTCAGGGCAAGGGGTGAGGACACACCCCCAGCTGCCCTTCTTGTGCTCTCACTGGCCAGGCCTTGATGAGCAGGTTGGACCCGCCCCCTAGACTGGCCTGTGAGGCATAAAGCCAGCGAGGCAGCTCATGAGTCACTGCCGCTGTCCACCATGAAGAGAAGCAGCGCCCTCCTGCTAGCGGCTCTCACTGTGCTCTGCACCTGCGGTGAGTCTGCACTGACAGGGGCTTCCAGCACATTCGGGAGGCTGGGGCCAGAGGAACAGGTGGGAACCTCGGAAACTAGAAATCCAGGCACTGACCCTGCAGTGATTGATGCCCATCTTTCCAGGCACCCCGACCCACTTCCATCACAGAACATGAACATGGGCAATGACCCTGGTGCCCTTGCTGACCCCAGTCCCCAGGCAACCCTACCCCAATCATAGACTAAGCCCAAATGGCCCCAACCCCAGCCCAGCTTCAACCTCTGTCTCAGCCCCTGTGTCAACACCAAGCCCAAGGTCACCAACTCAGCCCAACTCAGGCTGACCCTGACCCCAGTCCAAGCTCCAGGTAAGCCAACCTCACAGGAAGGGGAAAGTGCCACTACATCAGAGGCTTGGCTTTCCTTCCTCAGTGATGCCAGGGAGCCTAGGGTGAAAAGAGGCAGCTGAGGTTAGGGTGACAGGAGGGGTCTGAGGGCAAGTGGAGTTGGGGGATGTTGCAGAGGAAAATATGGGGCAGGTGGGGTGGGCATTGATGGGGAGAGTCTGGAGAACCACTGAGGCTGGAGGTGGGAGGTCTGGggctggggttggaaagagtcctGTCCTGGCATCATCTCACCCCCACAATACAGGGCTGGCCACAGGGGAGGACAGCGAAGAGCTTTTCATGGACTTCCTGCAAACGCTGCTGGTGGGGTCCATAGAGGACCTCTATGAAGGGCCCCTCAGCAAGTACAACATCAATGCAGATGCCAGGGCAGCAATAGCCGAGCTCAAGTCCTGCATAGACAGCCTGCAGCCCATGCACAAGGCGGAGCTGGTCAAGCTGCTGGTATTGTGGTCGGGGGGCAACCATTCCCTAACAGCCTGCAACCCTGGTGGGACCCACAGCCCTATTCCTTAGGCCCTTGACTAAATGCCATAGCACCTCATTGCCCACCCAGTATAACAATCCATGCCGCACCTTCCCACAGACACCTTCACCTACCTCTGCCAGCAGAGGTGGACATCCCAGACCTCACTGCCCACAGCAGCCTTCAGCCTCCCCctacatgcacatacatgtatatgcacatgCTCACctctgcacacacatgcatacacacacatgcaaacacatgaACACACCCTGCTTCCCCAGCTGCTGGGAGGTGACTGGCTGCAATGTGCAGAGGCTGGCTTGGGCCTGTTTGCCTGATGGAGCTGTGGCTCTCCAGTTACTGATCAATGGGCA
Above is a genomic segment from Dama dama isolate Ldn47 chromosome 2, ASM3311817v1, whole genome shotgun sequence containing:
- the SCGB1C1 gene encoding secretoglobin family 1C member 1 — its product is MKRSSALLLAALTVLCTCGLATGEDSEELFMDFLQTLLVGSIEDLYEGPLSKYNINADARAAIAELKSCIDSLQPMHKAELVKLLVQVLGSQDDA